In a genomic window of Lycium ferocissimum isolate CSIRO_LF1 chromosome 9, AGI_CSIRO_Lferr_CH_V1, whole genome shotgun sequence:
- the LOC132030248 gene encoding haloacid dehalogenase-like hydrolase domain-containing protein Sgpp isoform X1 has product MTAPTGENSTESSSSSLATLAPLQAVLFDVDGTLCDSDPLHYYAFREMLLEIGYNGGAPVDEEWYIKTIAGKHNDDIASALFPDDQERGIKFCDDKEAMFRRMVNEQLKPIDGLYKVKKWIEDRGLKRAAVTNAPRLNAELMIEKLGLKDFFDVIIIGSECERTKPNPDPYLKALELLQVSKDHTFIFEDSFSGIKAGVAAGMPVVGLATRNPPHVLMEAKPAFLIKDYEDAKLWAALEDIDKKSGATTTTV; this is encoded by the exons ATGACAGCTCCTACTGGGGAAAATTCGACAGAAAG CAGTTCTTCATCTCTCGCAACACTTGCTCCCCTTCAAGCAGTTCTATTTGACGTAGACGGAACTTTATGTGATTCAGATCCTCTTCACTATTATGCCTTCCGTGAAATGCTTCTAGAG ATAGGCTACAACGGCGGTGCGCCAGTTGATGAGGAGTGGTACATCAAGACTATTGCTGGGAAACACAACGACGATATTGCTTCTGCCCTTTTCCCTGATGATCAGGAACGGGGCATTAAATTCTGTGATGACAAGGAAGCTATGTTTAGAAG GATGGTGAACGAGCAGTTGAAACCTATAGATGGTCTGTACAAGGTGAAGAAATGGATTGAAGACCGTGGGCTGAAACGGGCTGCAGTTACCAATGCGCCTAGACTAAACGCTGAACTGATGATAGAAAAACTTGGCCTAAAGGATTTCTTTGATGTGATTATTATTGGAAGTGAGTGTGAGCGCACAAAACCAAATCCTGACCCGTACTTGAAGGCCCTTGAACTGCTTCAGGTGTCAAAGGACCACACATTCATATTTGAG GATTCTTTTTCGGGAATAAAAGCAGGGGTGGCAGCTGGGATGCCTGTTGTTGGCTTGGCAACCCGAAATCCACCTCACGTACTTATGGAAGCAAAACCTGCTTTTCTTATTAAAGATTATGAAGATGCGAAGCTATGGGCAGCTCTAGAGGATATCGACAAAAAGTCAGGTGCCACAACAACCACAGTCTGA
- the LOC132030248 gene encoding haloacid dehalogenase-like hydrolase domain-containing protein Sgpp isoform X2, which yields MTAPTGENSTESSSSLATLAPLQAVLFDVDGTLCDSDPLHYYAFREMLLEIGYNGGAPVDEEWYIKTIAGKHNDDIASALFPDDQERGIKFCDDKEAMFRRMVNEQLKPIDGLYKVKKWIEDRGLKRAAVTNAPRLNAELMIEKLGLKDFFDVIIIGSECERTKPNPDPYLKALELLQVSKDHTFIFEDSFSGIKAGVAAGMPVVGLATRNPPHVLMEAKPAFLIKDYEDAKLWAALEDIDKKSGATTTTV from the exons ATGACAGCTCCTACTGGGGAAAATTCGACAGAAAG TTCTTCATCTCTCGCAACACTTGCTCCCCTTCAAGCAGTTCTATTTGACGTAGACGGAACTTTATGTGATTCAGATCCTCTTCACTATTATGCCTTCCGTGAAATGCTTCTAGAG ATAGGCTACAACGGCGGTGCGCCAGTTGATGAGGAGTGGTACATCAAGACTATTGCTGGGAAACACAACGACGATATTGCTTCTGCCCTTTTCCCTGATGATCAGGAACGGGGCATTAAATTCTGTGATGACAAGGAAGCTATGTTTAGAAG GATGGTGAACGAGCAGTTGAAACCTATAGATGGTCTGTACAAGGTGAAGAAATGGATTGAAGACCGTGGGCTGAAACGGGCTGCAGTTACCAATGCGCCTAGACTAAACGCTGAACTGATGATAGAAAAACTTGGCCTAAAGGATTTCTTTGATGTGATTATTATTGGAAGTGAGTGTGAGCGCACAAAACCAAATCCTGACCCGTACTTGAAGGCCCTTGAACTGCTTCAGGTGTCAAAGGACCACACATTCATATTTGAG GATTCTTTTTCGGGAATAAAAGCAGGGGTGGCAGCTGGGATGCCTGTTGTTGGCTTGGCAACCCGAAATCCACCTCACGTACTTATGGAAGCAAAACCTGCTTTTCTTATTAAAGATTATGAAGATGCGAAGCTATGGGCAGCTCTAGAGGATATCGACAAAAAGTCAGGTGCCACAACAACCACAGTCTGA